A window of Erpetoichthys calabaricus chromosome 12, fErpCal1.3, whole genome shotgun sequence contains these coding sequences:
- the malt2 gene encoding MALT paracaspase 2 isoform X2 — MESIRVVQQPQPQSGLEGSRISLSCKAEGPPSLSYQWFKGKDEVTGATASELCLGPLIAQDQGHYICRIHLGDQCVFSQWALVQVIRADSPTPAGGFQPSVTSGLYIQKQPTSHSLCEGDVLVLECVAFGNPPPQYQWYCNKASLPQEKHTRLRINSVTTADRGQYRCRVYNLFQELWSEEVLVEIGPSLSNGPLWGEEQEEPDIGFQASKEKLQCHFYATDKVALLIGNMNYKFHRRLQAPMADVHELANLLRQLDFKVVSLLDLNHREMQCAVREFLLLLDRGVYGLLYYAGHGYENFGNSFMVPIDAPSSYTLDHCLWVQEILHQMQERQTGLNIFLLDMCRKRNMNDEVIPRPGTLKVTANIVFGYATCADAEAYEVCKGNLSNGIFMDFLKQRLLENEKVTVMLDKVAEDMGRCPIARGRQALELRSNLSERRTLSDPIKLLNCEEEYSARTLQWSIAHVLPDSRLLTFECGVRVQLGFAAEFSNIMIIFTRILEKPKNLTLCEARITDLSEDMDIDIKMTNKESPEDTGSLLITLDSFQFPESSSLYTRLCGLQKLQRDLSFTVCLQYQYQEMDEFVEEKKTVSIGKPLVAKLGLHRCPPPPSPLSAPSELQSPDWGFRGSSSSSLGSESTCWSYYSNPGELSCPTTPGTMSLPEETLLERPLPLSENPQDLTSGARYSCDNVNDISVHFQNKMNFSSC; from the exons ATGGAGTCAATCAGAGTGGTGCAGCAGCCTCAGCCTCAGTCTGGTCTGGAGGGCAGCAGGATCTCATTAAGCTGCAAGGCAGAAGGGCCTCCATCCCTGAGCTACCAGTGGTTCAAAGGAAAAGATGAG GTCACAGGTGCCACCGCTTCTGAGCTCTGTCTTGGGCCCCTTATTGCTCAGGACCAGGGACACTACATCTGCCGAATTCATCTTGGAGACCAGTGTGTCTTCTCGCAGTGGGCTCTGGTGCAGGTTATCAGAGCAGACAGTCCAACCCCAG CCGGTGGGTTCCAGCCATCAGTGACATCAGGCTTGTACATCCAGAAGCAGCCGACATCACATTCACTGTGTGAGGGAGATGTACTCGTACTGGAGTGTGTGGCTTTTGGGAACCCCCCTCCCCAGTATCAGTGGTATTGTAATAAAGCGTCACTTCCTCAGGAAAAGCACACTCGACTGCGG ATTAACTCTGTGACAACAGCAGACAGAGGGCAGTACAGATGCCGGGTATACAACCTCTTTCAAGAGTTATGGAGTGAGGAGGTTCTTGTGGAAATCG GGCCTAGTCTTTCCAATGGACCATTATGGGGAGAGGAGCAAGAAGAGCCAGACATAG GATTCCAGGCATCTAAGGAAAAATTGCAGTGCCACTTCTATG CGACAGACAAGGTAGCGCTTCTCATTGGCAACATGAATTACAAGTTCCACCGGCGCCTCCAAGCACCCATGGCTGACGTGCATGAGTTAGCCAATCTGCTACGCCAGTTGGACTTTAAAGTCGTCTCACTTCTGGACCTTAATCATCGGGAGATGCAGTGTGCTGTCAGGGAGTTCCTGTTGCTGCTCGACAGAGGTGTTTATG GGCTGCTGTATTATGCAGGCCATGGATATGAGAACTTTGGTAATAGCTTCATGGTTCCTATTGATGCTCCCTCTTCCTACACTCTCGACCATTGTTTGTGGGTGCAGGAGATCCTACATCAAATGCAGGAGCGTCAGACTGGCCTCAACATTTTTCTGCTGGACATGTGTCGCAAGCG GAACATGAATGATGAGGTCATTCCACGGCCAGGGACTCTGAAGGTCACAGCCAACATTGTGTTTGGTTATGCCAC GTGCGCTGATGCTGAAGCTTATGAAGTATGCAAAGGAAATCTGTCCAATGGCATCTTCATGGATTTTCTGAAGCAAAGGCTCTTGGAAAATGAGAAGGTGACAGTCATGCTGGACAAAGTAGCCGAAG ACATGGGACGCTGCCCTATTGCAAGGGGCCGGCAAGCACTGGAACTGCGTAGCAACCTGTCTGAGAGACGTACCCTTTCTGATCCCATTAAGCTCCTGAACTGTGAGGAGGAATACTCAGCTAGAACTCTGCAGTGGAGCATTGCTCATG TCCTTCCAGACAGCCGTCTCCTGACATTTGAATGTGGTGTTCGAGTGCAGCTGGGCTTTGCTGCGGAGTTCTCCaatataatgattatctttacTCGTATCCTGGAGAAGCCAAAGAATCTCACTCTCTGTGAAGCACGCATTACTGACTTATCTGAA GACATGGATATTGATATTAAGATGACTAATAAGGAGAGTCCAGAGGACACAGGAAGCCTCTTGATCACACTAGACAGCTTCCAGTTCCCTGAATCATCAAGTCTGTACACTCGGCTGTGTGGCCTGCAGAAACTCCAG agGGACCTGAGCTTTACTGTCTGTCTGCAGTATCAATACCAAGAGATGGATGAATTCGTGGAGGAAAAAAAGACGGTCAGTATAGGAAAGCCTCTGGTGGCCAAACTGGGTCTTCACCGCTGCCCTCCTCCTCCCTCTCCACTCTCTGCACCTTCTGAGCTGCAGTCCCCTGACTGGGGCTTCAGGGGATCAAGCAGCTCTTCCTTGGGCTCAGAATCCACATGCTGGTCTTACTACTCCAACCCTGGTGAGCTTTCATGCCCCACCACTCCAGGGACAATGAGTCTGCCAGAGGAGACACTCCTGGAGAGACCACTGCCTCTGTCCGAAAATCCACAGGACTTGACCTCTGGTGCTCGTTACTCATGTGACAATGTGAATGACATTTCGGTTCACTTCCAAAACAAAATGAACTTCAGCTCTTGTTAG